A DNA window from Verrucomicrobiota bacterium contains the following coding sequences:
- the hrcA gene encoding heat-inducible transcription repressor HrcA — MTLSRKEAEQRQHDVLMALVRAYISTGSPVSSRAIVEEMGADLSSATIRNVLLDLDRLGLTEQPHSSSGRAPTTEAYRLHAHEVLSRKLPLKRLAGRLAGEFGDLSPVPGDVGSVLQRAAGVLARESGCAALVLSPRFENDFIREIKLVGIDPTRMLVVLVSDYGLIRSETVRTESRPSYFTLRRLEEYLNAKLRGQDEAIATYENGFTGEERQLGDELYRDIVLHYFINFAPGRASELFVEGFANLFEHEQLQSARSVSEAIRLFEQRDRFLRLLREAQGHDGAFVLFDQEIGGTLDVDLPLAMVTAPYRVNALSLGALAVVGPTRQPYERAVQLIRAMAGLLEGWLSEAWSRPRLGFDRDVPFKVTVGQMAQPQEQA; from the coding sequence ATGACACTGAGCAGGAAAGAAGCGGAACAGCGGCAGCACGACGTGCTGATGGCCCTTGTTCGGGCCTACATCAGCACCGGGTCGCCCGTTTCGTCGCGCGCCATTGTTGAAGAGATGGGCGCGGACCTGTCGTCCGCCACGATCCGCAACGTGCTGCTCGACCTTGACCGGCTCGGGTTAACCGAGCAGCCGCATTCGTCGTCGGGCCGCGCGCCCACCACGGAGGCGTACCGGCTCCACGCTCACGAAGTGCTTAGCCGCAAGCTGCCGCTCAAGCGGCTGGCCGGCCGGCTTGCGGGCGAGTTCGGGGATCTGTCGCCTGTGCCGGGCGACGTGGGTTCCGTGCTCCAGCGTGCCGCCGGCGTGCTGGCGCGCGAGAGCGGGTGCGCGGCTTTGGTGCTCTCGCCGCGGTTCGAGAACGACTTCATTCGCGAGATCAAGCTGGTCGGCATCGACCCGACGCGCATGCTCGTCGTGCTTGTGAGCGACTACGGGCTGATCCGGTCCGAGACGGTGCGCACAGAGAGCAGACCGAGCTACTTCACGCTGCGGCGGCTCGAGGAGTACCTCAACGCGAAGCTGCGCGGCCAGGACGAAGCCATTGCGACGTACGAGAATGGGTTCACCGGCGAGGAGCGCCAGCTCGGCGACGAGCTGTACCGCGACATCGTCCTGCACTACTTCATCAACTTCGCGCCCGGCCGCGCGTCGGAGCTATTTGTCGAGGGCTTCGCGAACCTCTTCGAGCACGAACAACTGCAGAGCGCGCGCTCGGTAAGCGAGGCGATCCGGCTCTTCGAGCAGCGCGATCGTTTTCTTCGGCTGCTGCGCGAGGCGCAGGGCCATGACGGTGCGTTCGTGCTCTTCGACCAGGAGATCGGCGGCACGCTCGACGTGGACCTGCCGCTCGCCATGGTCACGGCGCCGTACCGTGTCAACGCCCTGAGCCTCGGGGCACTGGCCGTCGTCGGGCCGACGCGCCAGCCGTATGAGCGCGCCGTGCAGCTCATCCGCGCGATGGCCGGGCTGCTCGAGGGCTGGCTGTCGGAAGCCTGGAGCCGGCCGAGGCTTGGCTTCGACCGCGACGTGCCGTTCAAGGTCACCGTCGGCCAGATGGCCCAGCCGCAAGAACAAGCGTAG
- a CDS encoding undecaprenyl/decaprenyl-phosphate alpha-N-acetylglucosaminyl 1-phosphate transferase produces the protein MWRVAYLVLLVVALALSAALVPLCKRLARRWGLVAMPHPDKAKIAPTPLLGGVAIVASFLFTVVGASVVMLLARGGALAGLVPEAVRGYSAGMIQQAPRLFLVLGGALAMMVLGLIDDKRSLGPFTKLAVETAVAVILVAFGVRVSLFIGSDVLAGVVSVLWILAVINATNFLDNMDGLAAGVAAIAAFFFLLTAVQYEQYFVSAMLAALVGAVVGFLVYNVHPASIFMGDAGSLFLGYMLAVLTILGTYYRPGHPTTFPVVVPLVVLAVPLYEMATVTAIRLHKGLSPFKASKHHFSFRMRGLGLGVRGAVSFIWLVTACTGIAALLLPQLNTTGALLDLLLVALVLTIVALLEFWGGRKARREAPRDDED, from the coding sequence ATGTGGCGTGTTGCGTATCTCGTGCTGCTTGTCGTGGCGCTGGCGCTGTCGGCGGCCCTCGTGCCGCTGTGCAAGCGGCTGGCCCGGCGCTGGGGGCTCGTCGCCATGCCGCACCCGGACAAGGCGAAGATCGCGCCGACGCCGCTCCTGGGCGGCGTTGCCATCGTCGCATCGTTCCTCTTCACCGTTGTCGGTGCCTCCGTCGTCATGCTTCTCGCGCGGGGCGGCGCACTCGCGGGTCTCGTGCCCGAAGCGGTGCGCGGCTACTCGGCTGGCATGATCCAGCAGGCGCCGCGGTTGTTCCTTGTGCTCGGGGGCGCACTCGCGATGATGGTGCTCGGTCTTATCGATGACAAGCGAAGCCTGGGCCCCTTCACGAAACTCGCGGTCGAGACCGCTGTCGCCGTCATCCTCGTCGCGTTCGGCGTGCGTGTCTCGCTCTTCATCGGCAGCGACGTGCTTGCCGGCGTCGTGAGCGTGCTCTGGATTCTTGCTGTGATCAACGCGACGAACTTCCTCGACAACATGGACGGGCTGGCCGCGGGCGTGGCCGCGATCGCCGCGTTCTTCTTCCTGCTCACGGCCGTGCAGTACGAGCAGTACTTTGTCAGCGCAATGCTCGCGGCGCTCGTCGGCGCGGTCGTTGGTTTTCTCGTCTACAACGTCCATCCGGCTTCGATCTTCATGGGCGACGCCGGTTCGCTCTTCCTCGGCTATATGCTCGCCGTGCTGACGATTCTTGGCACCTACTACCGGCCAGGGCACCCGACGACGTTCCCCGTCGTCGTGCCGCTCGTCGTCCTGGCGGTTCCCCTCTACGAGATGGCCACGGTCACGGCGATCCGTCTGCACAAGGGGCTCTCGCCGTTCAAGGCGTCGAAGCACCACTTCTCGTTCCGCATGCGGGGCTTAGGGCTCGGCGTGCGCGGCGCGGTGAGCTTCATCTGGCTCGTCACGGCCTGCACGGGCATCGCCGCATTGTTGCTGCCGCAGCTCAACACGACGGGCGCGCTCCTCGATCTTCTGCTTGTCGCCCTTGTGCTGACGATCGTCGCGCTGCTCGAGTTCTGGGGCGGCCGCAAAGCCCGCCGCGAAGCGCCGCGAGACGACGAGGACTAG
- a CDS encoding 16S rRNA (uracil(1498)-N(3))-methyltransferase: MHDYRLCIPPDKIEGDTARLDGEEFHYCAHVLRRREGAVTVFDGVAREWAATIMSVERHYAVLHLDRLLREECPPNVRVVVYPAVLKSKALDDVIESATELGAHAIVPVVSQRCDPKALTGDANARLARWHRIAVAAAKQCGRIAVPALSLPTEFGALLAGVAEGVRIICTRREGAMTLLATLDQTAPGATEIAILVGPEADFAPEEIEAAVHAGAHAAQLGSTTLRSGVAAAAALSVVSAWLTSRSRSQT; this comes from the coding sequence ATGCACGACTATCGCCTCTGCATTCCGCCCGACAAGATCGAGGGCGACACCGCACGCCTCGATGGCGAAGAGTTCCACTATTGTGCGCACGTGCTGCGGCGCCGGGAAGGCGCGGTCACGGTGTTCGACGGCGTCGCACGCGAGTGGGCGGCCACCATCATGTCGGTCGAGCGCCACTACGCCGTGCTCCATCTCGACCGGCTGTTGCGCGAGGAATGCCCGCCGAACGTCCGCGTCGTTGTCTATCCCGCCGTGCTCAAGAGCAAGGCGCTCGACGACGTAATCGAGTCGGCAACCGAACTCGGCGCGCACGCCATTGTGCCGGTGGTCTCGCAGCGCTGCGACCCGAAGGCCCTCACGGGCGACGCCAACGCGCGGCTGGCGCGGTGGCACCGGATCGCGGTGGCTGCCGCGAAACAGTGCGGCCGGATCGCTGTACCCGCGCTTTCGTTGCCCACCGAGTTTGGCGCGCTACTCGCGGGCGTGGCGGAAGGCGTCCGCATCATCTGCACGCGCCGGGAGGGTGCAATGACACTCCTTGCCACGCTGGATCAGACGGCACCCGGGGCCACCGAGATCGCCATCCTGGTCGGGCCCGAGGCCGACTTCGCACCCGAGGAGATCGAAGCGGCCGTCCATGCCGGCGCTCACGCCGCACAACTCGGGTCGACGACGCTCCGCTCCGGCGTCGCCGCAGCCGCCGCCTTGTCGGTTGTGTCGGCCTGGCTAACCTCACGTTCGCGCAGCCAGACATGA
- a CDS encoding nucleotide exchange factor GrpE — MTEHGPDPVEKPTDAESNNVETCHVDEPRKHDKRKRPRQVLVNEDELHLLEEKSKKADEYYGHYMRARADLDNMRKRIERDKADFVKYANERLLSEIIPILDNFERAFAAAEKVPATHNFAVGVEMILKQLREVLARYGVEELYPAGEPFDPAKHEAAETVETAEHPDHTVVDVLQRGYVLNGRVVQPAVVRVAVNPEAAPASLEADSSLTKNEKETDSDTEEVEDGQDHRH, encoded by the coding sequence ATGACGGAACACGGTCCAGATCCGGTCGAGAAGCCGACGGATGCCGAGAGCAACAACGTCGAGACGTGCCACGTTGACGAGCCGCGCAAGCACGACAAGAGGAAGCGCCCGCGCCAAGTGCTCGTCAACGAGGACGAGCTGCACCTGCTCGAGGAGAAGTCGAAGAAGGCCGACGAATACTACGGCCACTACATGCGCGCGCGGGCCGACCTGGACAACATGCGCAAGCGCATCGAGCGCGACAAGGCGGACTTCGTCAAGTACGCCAACGAACGGCTGCTGAGCGAGATCATCCCGATTCTCGACAACTTCGAGCGCGCGTTCGCGGCCGCCGAGAAGGTGCCGGCGACACACAACTTCGCCGTCGGGGTCGAGATGATCCTCAAGCAGTTGCGCGAGGTGCTGGCCCGCTACGGGGTCGAGGAGCTATACCCCGCGGGTGAGCCGTTCGACCCCGCCAAGCACGAGGCCGCCGAGACGGTCGAGACGGCCGAGCACCCGGACCACACCGTCGTCGACGTGCTCCAGCGCGGCTACGTGCTCAACGGCCGCGTCGTGCAGCCGGCCGTCGTACGCGTCGCCGTCAATCCGGAGGCGGCACCGGCCTCGCTCGAGGCGGACTCATCCCTGACAAAAAACGAGAAAGAAACAGATTCAGATACTGAGGAGGTTGAAGATGGGCAAGATCATCGGCATTGA
- a CDS encoding glycosyltransferase family 4 protein, with amino-acid sequence MGAKRPKVCHVITRLILGGAQENTLYTVELLQESGRFDVTLVTGPALGPEGSLFERAENGDFQTVVIPQMRRAIHPVRDLTTYRALKRLFKRERYDVVHTHSSKAGVLGRLAARAAGVPVVVHTIHGLPFHPYQPRFTYKIYVALERIAARRSDRIISVADAMTAQAVAAGVAASDMFTTIYSGMDLDLFLEAGAKRDGVRKRLGFGPDDLVVGKIARLFHLKGHEYVFEAFRRLAARFPTLKLMLVHDGILRRQFEAQLERMGLRDRVVFTGIVPPDEIPELIAAMDVLVHASLREGLARTLPQALAVGRPVVSFDVDGAREVTLDDRTGCLVAPKDVDGLTAAIEKLLGDAALRARLGAEGRRLVDPVFRKEYMVEQIAALYDDLLGAKKVGRE; translated from the coding sequence ATGGGAGCCAAGCGTCCAAAGGTTTGCCACGTTATCACCCGCCTCATTCTGGGCGGGGCGCAGGAAAACACCCTCTACACGGTCGAGCTGCTCCAGGAGAGCGGTCGCTTCGACGTGACGCTGGTGACTGGCCCGGCGCTGGGGCCGGAAGGCAGCCTGTTCGAGCGGGCGGAGAACGGCGATTTCCAGACGGTCGTCATTCCGCAGATGCGGCGCGCGATCCATCCTGTACGCGACCTCACCACGTACCGGGCGCTCAAAAGGCTGTTCAAGCGCGAGCGGTACGACGTCGTCCACACGCACAGCTCGAAAGCCGGTGTGCTCGGTCGGCTGGCGGCACGTGCGGCCGGCGTGCCGGTCGTGGTGCACACGATCCACGGCCTGCCGTTTCATCCGTACCAGCCGCGGTTCACGTACAAGATCTATGTGGCGCTCGAACGGATCGCCGCGCGGCGTTCGGACAGAATCATCAGCGTTGCCGATGCGATGACCGCCCAGGCCGTCGCCGCCGGCGTCGCCGCGAGCGACATGTTCACGACGATCTACTCGGGCATGGACCTCGACCTGTTCCTGGAAGCCGGCGCGAAACGTGACGGGGTGCGCAAGCGCCTCGGATTCGGGCCGGACGACCTCGTTGTGGGCAAGATCGCTCGGCTGTTTCATCTCAAGGGGCACGAGTATGTGTTCGAGGCATTCCGACGGCTCGCGGCGCGGTTCCCGACGCTGAAGCTCATGCTCGTCCATGACGGGATCCTCAGACGGCAATTCGAGGCGCAACTCGAACGCATGGGGCTGCGCGACCGTGTCGTGTTCACCGGCATCGTGCCACCCGACGAGATTCCGGAGCTCATCGCGGCGATGGACGTGCTCGTGCACGCCTCGCTGCGCGAGGGGCTTGCGCGCACGCTGCCGCAGGCGCTCGCCGTGGGCCGGCCCGTTGTTTCGTTCGACGTCGACGGCGCGCGCGAGGTGACTCTCGACGACAGGACCGGCTGCCTTGTGGCGCCCAAGGACGTGGACGGCCTGACCGCCGCGATCGAGAAGCTCCTTGGCGACGCCGCCTTGCGTGCGCGTCTGGGCGCTGAGGGTAGGCGGCTCGTCGATCCGGTGTTTCGCAAGGAATACATGGTCGAGCAGATCGCGGCGCTCTATGATGACCTGCTCGGCGCCAAGAAGGTGGGTCGAGAGTAG
- the dnaK gene encoding molecular chaperone DnaK — protein MGKIIGIDLGTTNSCVAVMEGGEPVVIANAEGTRTTPSVIGFGKDGERLSGVVAKNQAVINPERTIFSIKRFMGRHYDEVSEEMKLVPYQVAAGPNGDAVVKIGDKTYTPPEVSAMILQKMKQTAEDYLGEKVTQAVITVPAYFNDSQRQATKDAGKIAGLEVLRIINEPTAASLAYGLDKKKDEKIAVYDLGGGTFDISILEIGEGVFEVRSTNGDTHLGGDDFDQRVINWIVAEFKKEHGIDLSKDRRTLQRLREAAEKAKKELSSTTQTEINLPFVSMTADKEPLHFVKTLTRSTFEKLVDELIERTKGPCLQALKDAGLSPSDIDEVILVGGQTRTPAVQDMVKKIFGKEPHRGVNPDEVVAVGAAIQGGVLGGEVKDVLLLDVTPLSLGIETLGGVFTRLIERNTTIPTRKSQIFSTAADNQPAVSVHVLQGEREMAAYNRTLGRFDLVGIPPAPRGIPQIEVTFDIDANGIVHVSAKDLGTGKEQKIRIEASSGISEEDVDRMVKDAQEHESEDKKRREEVDTKNAADALVYTTEKTLKEHGDKIPADERSKVEKALEELKKLMESGTIDEIKKAMDAVTSASHKLAEEIYKHAAEQQAAQQQTAGSGPSSGGEGDAKKDENVVDADYEVVDDDGKK, from the coding sequence ATGGGCAAGATCATCGGCATTGACCTCGGCACGACCAACTCGTGCGTCGCGGTCATGGAAGGCGGCGAGCCCGTCGTCATCGCCAACGCCGAAGGCACGCGCACGACGCCATCGGTCATCGGCTTCGGCAAGGACGGCGAGCGGCTCTCGGGCGTCGTGGCCAAGAACCAGGCGGTCATCAACCCGGAACGCACGATCTTCTCGATCAAGCGGTTCATGGGCCGGCATTACGACGAAGTGAGCGAGGAGATGAAACTCGTCCCGTATCAGGTCGCGGCCGGCCCGAACGGCGACGCCGTGGTCAAGATCGGCGACAAGACCTACACGCCGCCCGAGGTGTCGGCCATGATCCTGCAGAAGATGAAGCAGACGGCCGAGGACTACCTGGGCGAGAAGGTCACGCAGGCTGTCATCACCGTCCCGGCGTACTTCAACGACAGCCAGCGCCAGGCGACCAAGGATGCCGGCAAGATCGCCGGTCTCGAGGTGCTGCGCATCATCAACGAGCCGACGGCAGCCTCACTCGCTTACGGGCTCGACAAGAAGAAGGACGAGAAGATCGCCGTCTACGACCTGGGCGGCGGCACGTTCGACATCTCGATCCTCGAGATCGGCGAGGGCGTTTTCGAAGTACGCTCGACCAACGGTGACACGCACCTGGGCGGCGACGACTTCGACCAACGCGTGATCAACTGGATCGTTGCCGAGTTCAAGAAGGAGCACGGCATCGACCTCTCTAAGGACCGCCGCACGCTTCAGCGCCTGCGCGAGGCCGCCGAGAAGGCCAAGAAGGAGCTCAGCTCGACGACGCAGACCGAGATCAACCTGCCGTTCGTGAGCATGACGGCCGACAAAGAGCCGCTCCACTTCGTCAAGACGCTCACCCGCTCGACGTTCGAGAAGCTCGTTGATGAGCTGATCGAGCGCACGAAGGGCCCGTGCTTGCAGGCGCTCAAGGACGCCGGCCTCTCGCCTTCCGACATTGACGAGGTGATCCTCGTCGGCGGCCAGACGCGCACGCCCGCGGTCCAGGACATGGTCAAGAAGATCTTCGGCAAAGAACCGCACCGGGGCGTCAACCCCGACGAGGTGGTCGCCGTTGGCGCCGCGATCCAGGGCGGCGTGCTCGGCGGCGAGGTCAAGGACGTGCTGCTGCTCGACGTGACCCCGCTCAGCCTCGGCATCGAGACGCTCGGCGGCGTCTTTACGCGGCTGATCGAGCGCAACACCACGATCCCCACGCGGAAAAGCCAGATCTTCTCGACGGCGGCCGACAACCAGCCCGCCGTCAGCGTCCACGTGCTCCAGGGCGAGCGCGAGATGGCGGCCTACAACCGCACGCTGGGCCGGTTCGACCTCGTCGGCATCCCGCCGGCGCCGCGCGGCATCCCTCAGATCGAGGTGACGTTCGACATCGACGCCAACGGCATCGTGCACGTCTCGGCCAAGGACCTCGGCACGGGCAAAGAGCAGAAGATCCGCATCGAGGCCTCGAGCGGGATCTCCGAGGAAGACGTTGACCGGATGGTCAAGGACGCCCAGGAGCACGAGAGCGAGGACAAGAAGCGCCGCGAGGAAGTCGACACAAAGAACGCTGCCGACGCGCTTGTCTACACGACCGAGAAGACGCTCAAAGAGCACGGCGACAAGATCCCGGCCGACGAGCGTTCGAAGGTCGAGAAAGCCCTCGAGGAGCTCAAGAAGCTGATGGAGTCCGGCACCATCGACGAGATCAAGAAGGCGATGGACGCCGTGACGAGCGCCTCGCACAAGCTCGCCGAGGAGATCTACAAACACGCGGCCGAACAGCAGGCCGCCCAGCAGCAGACAGCGGGCAGCGGACCCTCCTCAGGCGGGGAAGGCGACGCGAAGAAAGACGAAAACGTCGTGGACGCCGACTACGAGGTGGTCGACGACGACGGCAAGAAATGA
- the dnaJ gene encoding molecular chaperone DnaJ: MANKRDYYEVLGVGRNATADELKKAYRKLAMQYHPDRNPGDKAAEESFKEVSEAYEVLTDANRRRVYDQFGHAGLAGAAAGAGPGAGYGGGFGGIDPFEIFERAFGGGEGIFDSIFGGGFGTRTRRRPTGAARGSDLRYDLAISFEEAAFGTKKQVVVPRLDECDECKGSGLAAGATRNTCPQCQGTGQIRMSQGFFSISRTCTQCGGTGTVVSNPCRKCNGEGRIRNKKTLNVTIPAGVETGSQLKISGEGEAGVRGGPPGSLYIFLHVEPHPIFDRHGDDLLCEVPISFTLAALGGSIDVPTLNGKARLKIPAGTQSGKIFRLRGKGVQNLHGYGRGDQHVRVVVETPQKLSRQQAEFLEKLAASTGGREYPMGEEFNRKARQLDGRT, from the coding sequence ATGGCAAACAAGCGTGACTACTACGAGGTGCTTGGCGTCGGCCGCAATGCGACCGCCGACGAGCTGAAAAAGGCGTACCGCAAGCTCGCGATGCAGTACCACCCGGACCGCAATCCGGGAGACAAGGCGGCCGAGGAGTCCTTCAAAGAGGTCTCCGAGGCCTACGAGGTGCTCACCGACGCGAACAGGCGGCGCGTCTATGACCAGTTCGGTCACGCGGGCCTTGCGGGCGCGGCGGCCGGCGCGGGCCCGGGCGCAGGTTACGGCGGCGGATTCGGCGGCATCGACCCGTTCGAGATCTTCGAGCGCGCGTTCGGGGGTGGCGAGGGCATCTTCGACTCGATCTTCGGCGGCGGTTTCGGCACGCGCACGCGGCGACGGCCGACAGGCGCGGCCCGCGGCTCCGACCTCCGCTACGACCTCGCGATCTCATTCGAAGAAGCCGCTTTCGGCACGAAGAAGCAGGTCGTCGTCCCGCGTCTCGACGAGTGCGACGAGTGCAAAGGCTCCGGCCTGGCAGCCGGGGCGACGCGCAATACCTGTCCGCAGTGCCAGGGCACGGGACAGATCCGAATGTCACAGGGCTTCTTCAGCATCAGCCGCACGTGCACGCAGTGCGGCGGCACCGGCACGGTCGTCTCCAATCCCTGCCGCAAGTGCAACGGTGAAGGCCGCATCCGGAACAAGAAGACGCTCAACGTCACAATCCCCGCCGGCGTCGAAACCGGCTCGCAGCTCAAGATTTCCGGCGAGGGCGAGGCCGGCGTGCGCGGCGGCCCGCCGGGCAGTCTCTACATCTTCCTCCACGTCGAGCCGCACCCGATCTTCGACCGGCACGGCGACGATCTGCTGTGCGAGGTGCCGATCAGTTTCACGCTTGCCGCGCTCGGTGGTTCGATCGACGTGCCGACCCTCAACGGCAAGGCGCGGCTCAAGATCCCCGCCGGCACACAGAGCGGGAAGATCTTCCGACTGCGCGGCAAGGGTGTGCAGAACCTCCACGGCTACGGCCGCGGCGACCAGCACGTGCGCGTCGTCGTCGAGACGCCGCAGAAACTCTCGCGCCAGCAGGCCGAGTTCCTCGAGAAGCTCGCCGCCTCCACCGGCGGGCGCGAGTACCCCATGGGCGAGGAGTTCAACCGCAAAGCGAGACAACTGGACGGCCGCACGTAG